In Borrelia maritima, the genomic stretch ATACTATACAAAGTATAAAAATAAATAAAAGGAAATATTTATGGACACAATACTTATTTTTTTGTCAACAATTGACAATACAAAACTCATTATATTAGAAGGATTTATTGTACTAGCAATAATGCAAATCATTTCGACAATAAACCCACAATTTAGAAAAAATTTAAATTTTCTCATAAAAAAGCTTTTAAAAAATAAAAATAAAAAGGAAACAAAATGAATAGTAAAATAAATATTAAATCTGGAATTGACGCTTTAAATAATTTATACGATTTTCTCAAAAATGGAAATTCTCCAACAGAAATGAAAGTAGAAAAGAGAATATATTTAGGACTTAATCTTTACAACCTAATAATGAGCATTTACAAAGACAAAATAAATACCTTGGAAAAGGAAGAATCAATAAAAATATTAAATGACATTGAAAATGTTAATAATAAAATCTCTCAACTTATATCAAGCATTAATGACGAGAGAGATGAAAGCATTATTGAGCATTTAAGAGAAGAAAGAAATTAGCTAATGGCAATCAAAACTCAAGAGATCCAAGAACAACAACTAAAAAAGTTCGCAGAAGATCCACAAAAAAACACCGCCAATAACAAAGATCAAAACTTAAAAGAACCCAAAGGAGATAAAATTGCAAATTAAAAATTTCCCTTTTTTGTTTTTATTAAACACTTTTATAATCTTTTCATGCTCTACAATAGCAAACCTTCCAGAAGAACCAGAATGCCAAAAAAAAAAGAATCAACATTAAAGGCTTTAAGCCTGTACGAAGCACATCCTTCAAGCTACATTATATACTTACAAACATTTCTTGTGAAGACTAAACAAAAAGTAAATGAAAAAATTATCCTGAATTACAACTTTTTGACGCTAGTAAGTTAGAAAAAGATCAAAATCTAAAATCAATCAAGGCTAACATTGCTAATTTAAAAAATCACATTGACAAAATAAAACCAATTGCAATGCAGATTTACAAAAAATACTCTAAAAATGCACCTTAGATCACTAAATAATTAAAATCATTTAACTTCTCTTTTTTCCTAAAGTCCCAAAATTGAGACTTTCTTTTTAAAGAAAAGTACATATTTAATCTATATCTAACTAAAATTTATTATCATTTGATTTTTTTTCAATTTTCTATTTGTTATTTATTAATCTTATAATATAATTATATTTGTATTAAGTTATATTAATATAATATAAAAGGAGAATATATTATGAAAAAATATTTATTGGGAATAGGTCTAATATTAGCATTAATAGCATGTAAGCAAAATGTTAGCAGCCTTGATGAAAAAAACAGCGTTTCAGTAGGATTGCCTGGTGAAATGAAAGTTCTTGTAAGCAAAGAAAAAGACAAGGACGGTAAGTACAGTCTAATGGCAACAGTAGACAAGCTTGAACTTAAAGGAACTTCTGATAAAAACAATGGTTCTGGAGTACTTGAAGGCGAAAAAGCTGACAAAAGTAAAGTAAAATTAACAGTTGCTGAAGATCTAAGCAAAACCACACTTGAAGTTTTAAAAGAAGATGGTAAAACATTAGTATCAAGAAAAGTAACTTCCAAAGACAAGTCATCAACAGAAGAAAAATTCAACGAAAAAGGCGAATTATCTGAAAAAACAATAACAAGAGCAGACGGAACAAGGCTTGAATACACAGAAATCAAAAGCGATGGAAACGGAAAAGCTAAAGAAGTTTTAAAAGGCTATGCTCTTGAAGGAACTTTAACTGCTGAAAAAACAACATTGGAAGTTAAAGAAGGAACAGTTACCCTAAGTAAGAACATTTCAAAATCTGGAGAAGTAACAGTTGCGCTTAATGACACTGCATCTGGTATTGCTAAAAAAACAGCTACATGGGAAAGTAGTACTAACACCTTAACAATTAGTGCTAACAGTAAAAAAACTCAAGACATTGTCTTTACAAAAGAAAACACAATTACAGTACAAAAATATGACTCAGGTGGCACCAAATTAGAAGGTAAAGCAGTTGAAATTAAAACACTTGACCAACTCAAAACCGCTTTAAAATAAGGAGAATTTATGAGATTATACTTACTAGGATTTGCTTTAGTATTAGCTTTAATGGCATGCGCACAAAAAGGTGCTGAACCTAAAAACACTACTCAAAAACACAATGATCAGGAAATTTTAGATTCCACCAAAAAAACATCAACACAGGCTGCTGAACAAGTCCTTCCTGCAGCAACAGAAGACTCCGTATCTTTGTTTAATGGAAAAGAAGTTTTCGTAAGCAAAGAAAAAAATGGCACTGGAAAATATGATTTAAGAGCAACAATTGATGGGGTTGAGCTTAAAGGAACTTCCGATAAAAATAATGGTTCTGGAAGCCTTGAGGGCGCAAAACCTGACAAGAGTAAAATAAAAATGTTGGTTTCTGAAGATCTAAATACAATCACTGTAGAAACATATGATGCTAGCAGCCAAAAAACTTCAAGCAAAGTTACTAAAAAACATGATTCAATAACAGAGGAAACTTTCAAAGCTAATAAATTAGACTCAAAAAAATTAACAAGAGCAAACGAAACTGTGCTTGAATACTCCCAAATGACAGATGCCGAGAATGCTACAAAAGCAGTAGAAACTCTAAAAAATGGCATTAAGTTTGAAGGAAACCTTGTAGGTGGAAAAACAACAGTAAAAATAACAGAGGGTACTGTTACTCTAACAAGAGAAATTGAAAAAGACGGAAAAGTAAAAGTCTTTTTAAGTGACACTGCACACAGTGCTAAAAAAACAGCTACATGGCAAGAAAGTACTAACACCTTAACAATTAGCGCTGAAAGCAAAAAAACTAAAGATTTAGTGTTCTTAACAGACGGTACAATTACAGTACAAAGTTATGACACAGGTGGAAGTGCCCTTGAAGGATTAGCAAAGGAACTTAAAGATATTTCAGAACTTAAAGGTGCTTTAAAATAATATATAAGTAAACTTCCCGCAAAGGCATTCGCCAATGTAGGAAGTTACTCATTACTAAAAATTGAATTTATAGATTTTTCAATTTGTTACTTCTGGAAAAAGTCTCTTAGGAGACTTTTTCTCTTATAAAAATAGAAAACATAAAATAATACAAAAGTCAGACATTTAAGCCTTTAAAATCAAAATAAAAAGCCTTAACAGGCTGAATACATATATCTAAAATCAAGAAAACTAATGGGGCTAATTCCCTCATCCAAGACCAGCTGCTCCCTGAGTGAAGGATCAATATAAATAAAACAATCTAATCGTAAATTTTTAATACAATTGAACCCATCGCTAATAAGCTCACTATTTAAAATAAAAATTAACGCATAAATAACTTACTCCTAATATAAGTTTATTTTTTATTATATTTTATTACAAAAACTTAATTATTGAAAGTATACTTAACAAGTATACTTTCAATATACTTTTTTTTCTCTTTTTTATATGAAAATACTTTACTTTTTTAAGAAACTGTACTATTAATTAAATTAGAATCAAAGAAATTACTTATATTAGGAGTATAAAATTGAAAACAATAAAACAAAATCCGCTAAACACTACAAAAAAGATAAAAAAAACTACAAAGAACTTTCAGCATAACTTAATTGTATTAATCTCGACTCTCAACTTTATAAACTTAAACTTAAAAAAATATACACAAAAACACATACTTTATTTTCTAAATAAAAACCTTGAAAGAAATAAACAAAAACCAATAAAACTAAAAACACTACAAAACTATTTATACATACTAGAGAAAAAATTTAAAGTCACACTAAATTACTGTAAACATTTGGGAAAAAATTCTGGAAGCGAAACTTACTATAAACTTAAATATGAAAAAGAAAAATGCTATTTGATAATTAATACATACTTCAAAGAAAAAATAACTAATAAGATTAATGAATTTATACAAAGAATAAAAAAATTTAATAAAACAAATGGGAGTGTTAAATGGGAGTGTATTAATAATACTAATAATATATATAAATATAAAGAATATAGAAACATACACAAAAATTCTAAAAAAACAATAAATAATGAAATATTAAAAAAATATTTGAGCAAATGTAATTTTAAAACAGAAATTCCGTCTTTAATAATGAATTTAGAAACAACACATAGTATTAAAATACACCACTTAAGAAACTTAAAACATATTGAAAACGACCTTAAGGAAATAGATCCTGAGAACATTGAAAAGCATGTATCAAATGCAATAAAAGAAAATATAAATAATCCGGGATATCTGTGTAAATTTTTTAAAAAAAATGGCTACAAAAAGTTAATAAATAAAATAAAGGAAACAAATAAAAAAAATAAAAAAGAAATTTTAAGGAAAATTCTTAAAGAAAAAATAAAAGAGTTAGAAAATGAGCAATACAAAAAAGAAGATCTTGAAAGGTTTTTTAACAAAACATATGAAATTTACAAAACAAAACCACACTTCATAATAGAATATAAAAAATATCCAGATTTAAATAAGTTGGTTAAAAGAGCAAAAAAGGAAATCTTTAAGATCCAAGACAAAATACTAAGACTAAAAAGTATAAAAAACAACATTTTTAGTATATTATTAGAACAGTTAAGGCATAAAATAGAAGAAGATAAACTCATTCCCGCTTTAAAAAAATTTATCGAGAATGAGCCTAATCTTAGATATAGTAAGGTATTTGACAATTCTTACTATAATAATTTGATTAAAATAGTGAGCTAAAAAAATGTACAGGTTAGCTTTGCTATTAAGGAAAAAGGAAAACAATGACGGCTTTACTTGAACGATTAAAGCAAAAACAAAAAGAATTAAAATTAGACATAGATAATAAACCTAAATTCAAAAAAGAGAAAAAGACCAATGTCTTTTCTAAAATTGAGGAGGCTAAGGGCAGAAAAATATACCACACTAAAATCTTTAATGACTTTTATACATTTGGAATAAGTAAAAACGAACCTACAAAATTTTTCATTTCCTTAAGAGGAATTTTCAACATAGAAGACATAAGCATGTTTCATTTATTCTCTTTAAGAGAAGATGATGAATTCATGGGAATTCACTATGGAATAAGAAAGCTTGACAAAGCTTTTATTGTAAAGAACTTCAATAA encodes the following:
- a CDS encoding BlyA family holin, with the translated sequence MDTILIFLSTIDNTKLIILEGFIVLAIMQIISTINPQFRKNLNFLIKKLLKNKNKKETK
- a CDS encoding BlyB family putative holin accessory protein, translating into MNSKINIKSGIDALNNLYDFLKNGNSPTEMKVEKRIYLGLNLYNLIMSIYKDKINTLEKEESIKILNDIENVNNKISQLISSINDERDESIIEHLREERN
- the ospA gene encoding outer surface lipoprotein OspA, with amino-acid sequence MKKYLLGIGLILALIACKQNVSSLDEKNSVSVGLPGEMKVLVSKEKDKDGKYSLMATVDKLELKGTSDKNNGSGVLEGEKADKSKVKLTVAEDLSKTTLEVLKEDGKTLVSRKVTSKDKSSTEEKFNEKGELSEKTITRADGTRLEYTEIKSDGNGKAKEVLKGYALEGTLTAEKTTLEVKEGTVTLSKNISKSGEVTVALNDTASGIAKKTATWESSTNTLTISANSKKTQDIVFTKENTITVQKYDSGGTKLEGKAVEIKTLDQLKTALK
- the ospB gene encoding outer surface lipoprotein OspB, translating into MRLYLLGFALVLALMACAQKGAEPKNTTQKHNDQEILDSTKKTSTQAAEQVLPAATEDSVSLFNGKEVFVSKEKNGTGKYDLRATIDGVELKGTSDKNNGSGSLEGAKPDKSKIKMLVSEDLNTITVETYDASSQKTSSKVTKKHDSITEETFKANKLDSKKLTRANETVLEYSQMTDAENATKAVETLKNGIKFEGNLVGGKTTVKITEGTVTLTREIEKDGKVKVFLSDTAHSAKKTATWQESTNTLTISAESKKTKDLVFLTDGTITVQSYDTGGSALEGLAKELKDISELKGALK
- a CDS encoding plasmid maintenance protein; this encodes MKTIKQNPLNTTKKIKKTTKNFQHNLIVLISTLNFINLNLKKYTQKHILYFLNKNLERNKQKPIKLKTLQNYLYILEKKFKVTLNYCKHLGKNSGSETYYKLKYEKEKCYLIINTYFKEKITNKINEFIQRIKKFNKTNGSVKWECINNTNNIYKYKEYRNIHKNSKKTINNEILKKYLSKCNFKTEIPSLIMNLETTHSIKIHHLRNLKHIENDLKEIDPENIEKHVSNAIKENINNPGYLCKFFKKNGYKKLINKIKETNKKNKKEILRKILKEKIKELENEQYKKEDLERFFNKTYEIYKTKPHFIIEYKKYPDLNKLVKRAKKEIFKIQDKILRLKSIKNNIFSILLEQLRHKIEEDKLIPALKKFIENEPNLRYSKVFDNSYYNNLIKIVS
- a CDS encoding DUF226 domain-containing protein translates to MTALLERLKQKQKELKLDIDNKPKFKKEKKTNVFSKIEEAKGRKIYHTKIFNDFYTFGISKNEPTKFFISLRGIFNIEDISMFHLFSLREDDEFMGIHYGIRKLDKAFIVKNFNKKETYTLRKCEYIEFRFKKGSVFCYLNGLHILLKRDRINSPYYNTLLNIILELETGLYNFYNKELSKGGIIPEWIKKRQK